One genomic region from Ptychodera flava strain L36383 chromosome 5, AS_Pfla_20210202, whole genome shotgun sequence encodes:
- the LOC139133774 gene encoding uncharacterized protein, with protein MELETLLAEVEASINDRPLTYVSSHVDDLTPLTPSQLVNGRNISGLPYAPPSDPTEYTPNVRNLNRRCEHLSSLLRTFWKRWSTEYLTALRERHLHTTDGTKHNTVKVGDVVLIHSDVDKRVNWHLARVTRLLPGEDGIVRTVEIKTKMGKTNRPVTKLYPLETSGIPSTADLTSRPVRNPLIEDNAIQSQNTDEAIQTERARPTRKAAEVAMQKIKHWTC; from the coding sequence ATGGAGTTAGAAACCCTACTTGCAGAAGTAGAAGCCTCTATAAATGATCGTCCACTGACTTACGTATCATCACATGTCGATGATCTGACACCGCTAACTCCGTCACAACTAGTCAACGGAAGGAACATTTCCGGACTGCCTTACGCACCTCCTAGCGACCCAACGGAATATACTCCGAATGTTCGCAATCTCAACCGTCGTTGTGAACATTTATCATCGCTTCTACGCACATTTTGGAAACGATGGTCCACGGAATACCTAACCGCTCTCAGAGAACGACACTTACATACGACGGACGGTACCAAACATAACACTGTGAAAGTTGGTGATGTCGTACTGATCCACAGCGACGTGGACAAACGCGTGAATTGGCATTTAGCTAGAGTTACACGTCTACTACCCGGTGAAGACGGAATCGTACGCACCGTTGAAATCAAGACCAAGATGGGAAAAACAAACCGCCCAGTCACAAAGCTGTATCCATTGGAGACTAGCGGAATCCCGTCAACAGCTGATCTGACGTCACGTCCGGTGAGGAATCCCCTCATCGAAGATAACGCAATCCAATCACAGAACACGGATGAAGCCATACAAACTGAACGCGCTCGTCCGACTCGCAAGGCTGCAGAAGTAGCCatgcagaaaatcaaacattggACTTGTTGA